The Vicia villosa cultivar HV-30 ecotype Madison, WI linkage group LG1, Vvil1.0, whole genome shotgun sequence genome includes a region encoding these proteins:
- the LOC131633214 gene encoding uncharacterized protein LOC131633214: MAALDRANEPQTPVQLRPRIPSGDNSVWADVSPLLHAACQDLQEGDLIHGDNFNLYAAMSALEIMDPKMDSGMASTYYSLDEAIENGAAPVPISADKTTDVRCIIDIMDHLLACEATWHKGHSLAQTVYSCLYLLRPERTSSHALLHSYCQIMRATCKAVLSVVADARTHEEEDLFVMAYGLPLSGDGKERCLPLLNAVEETICRQLRASKTSSSKRRMSEDIEPLQNNPDLEEGYCKALLCRLRFRKHFYHLLMSMKRPQGGGLELAREHIASCISEIGHIRKSSEFLRASAPEMSEHNVENTTASGCQPIGFDASLNSRLSAPTPPRAIKIFGLEKALEYFVKLFHDLDVICSYPLDPSLEAALLFVVKFQKSQPDLISRAHLQLLLVQNGKLFGRYPMFSMITRAAGLPEVAENHEFQKNQLMVQLEQMVINLLKIICTNAAWQRRKLGKMLQDLRVIHVQLELAFKKEFGNTSNNENLGFKIFQHILVWLEEQTYWIAFRFLTVGFELELYADHDYCMVYWYIYIVLINLAEKKHLRIAMSSGAGKKKTKKKRDSLKDGGMNYQISDAVKFLQSQIYLAEGLGMMLAALRNECKIVPPQSPFSTEHEIFIQQFELLLKACLPESISYQTYKESTSQANFSTLAMCDYFKVAQKMAKELKSSFANDPDMMAELGRIEQVAERNNIALTVISRLGSADPSMKISFTLCHHPFFATAIVKRS; this comes from the exons ATGGCGGCCTTGGATCGCGCCAACGAACCACAAACCCCCGTTCAACTCCGGCCACGTATTCCCTCCGGCGATAACTCCGTTTGGGCCGATGTTTCGCCTCTCCTCCATGCCGCTTGTCAAG ATCTTCAAGAGGGAGACCTCATCCATGGAGACAATTTCAATCTCTATGCTGCCATGTCTGCTTTGGag ataATGGATCCGAAAATGGACTCTGGTATGGCTTCTACTTACTACTCTCTTGATGAAGCCATTGAGAATGGTGCTGCTCCGGTTCCTATTAGTGCTGATAAAACTACTGATGTTCGATGCATAATTGACATCATGGACCATCTACTAGCATGTGAG GCAACATGGCACAAGGGTCATTCGCTGGCACAAACTGTCTATTCTTGCCTCTATCTCTTACGGCCTGAAAGGACATCATCGCATGCCCTGTTACACTCTTATTGCCAAATCATGCGTGCAACCTGCAAAGCAGTTCTTTCAGTTGTTGCAGATGCACGGACACATGAA GAAGAAGATTTATTTGTCATGGCATATGGACTTCCTCTGAGTGGAGATGGAAAGGAAAGGTGTTTACCGTTGTTAAATGCTGTTGAAGAAACGATATGTCGTCAATTGCGTGCTTctaaaacttcatcatcaaaaagAAGAATGTCAGAAG ATATAGAGCCACTTCAAAATAATCCTGATCTGGAAGAAGGATACTGCAAAGCGCTGCTATGCCGATTACGTTTTCGTAAG catttttaccatcttttgatgtctatGAAACGACCCCAAGGAGGAGGTTTGGAGTTGGCAAGAGAACACATAGCTTCATGTATTTCAGAGATTGGTCACATTCGGAAATCTTCAGAATTTCTTAGAGCCAGTGCTCCGGAAATGTCTGAACACAATGTAGAAAATACAACTGCATCTGGTTGTCAACCTATTGGCTTTGATGCTAGTTTAAATTCTAGATTATCAGCTCCAACACCGCCGCGGGCAATCAAAATATTTGGTTTAGAAAAG GCTCTCGAATATTTTGTGAAACTCTTTCATGATCTAGACGTTATATGTTCTTACCCATTGGATCCATCGTTGGAGGCTGCCTTGCTCTTTGTGGTTAAATTCCAGAAATCTCAACCTGATTTGATTTCAAGAGCTCATCTTCAG CTTCTGCTGGTCCAGAACGGGAAACTCTTTGGTCGGTACCCTATGTTTTCTATGATTACTAGAGCTGCTGGATTACCCGAAGTCGCAGAGAATCATGAATTTCAGAAAAATCAGCTTATGGTTCAACTTGAACAG ATGGTGATCAATTTACTCAAAATTATCTGTACAAATGCCGCATGGCAAAGGCGTAAGCTGGGGAAAATGCTACAAGACTTGCGTGTCATCCATGTTCAG CTGGAGCTAGCTTTCAAAAAGGAGTTTGGAAATACTTCAAACAACGAG AATTTAGGTTTCAAAATATTCCAACATATTCTCGTGTGGTTGGAAGAGCAAACTTATTGGATAGCTTTTCGATTTCTCACTGTGGGATTTGAATTGGAACTCTATGCTGACCATGATTATTGCATGGTCTACTGGTATATTTACATCGTGTTGATCAATCTTGCAGAGAAGAAGCATCTCCGGATAGCAATGAGCAGTGGCGCTG GTAAAAAGAAGACGAAGAAAAAAAGAGATTCTTTAAAAGACGGGGGAATGAATTATCAGATCTCAGATGCTGTTAAGTTTCTTCAGAGCCAAATATATCTAGCTGAAGGTTTAGGCATG ATGCTAGCTGCTTTGAGGAATGAGTGCAAAATTGTTCCACCGCAAAGCCCTTTCAGTACAGAACACGAG ATATTTATCCAGCAATTTGAGCTTTTGCTGAAAGCTTGTCTTCCTGAAAGCATCTCATATCAGACATATAAGGAATCAACTTCCCAGGCTAACTTCTCT ACCCTAGCTATGTGTGATTACTTCAAGGTAGCGCAAAAGATGGCAAAAGAGCTGAAAAGTAGTTTCGCCAACGATCCTGACATGATGGCTGAGCTCGGGAGAATAGAGCAAGTAGCAGAACGCAACAACATTGCCTTGACAGTAATTTCCCGGCTAGGATCAGCCGATCCATCGATGAAGATTTCTTTCACGTTATGCCATCATCCTTTCTTTGCAACTGCTATTGTGAAGCGATCTTGA